The window GGAGATCAAATCCTTCAGCTATTCGCCTTTTTATTGCCAGCCGTGGTTACCGGAGCAGTGGCCTTTTATTTTTTCAGACTGCATACGCGCAACGAAGATGGCCGCAGACGTTTTTTATTGCACAAAGATTCGCAAAAGGAAACCCTGCCCATTCGGTTGCAAGCCTATGAGCGTATGGCCCTGTTCTTGGAACGCATTACACTGAACAATCTTGTAGTTCGTGTGGCTCCTACCAGCAAAAATAAAAGTGACTACGAAAATTTGTTGATCAAACAGATTGAAACGGAATTTGAACATAATCTTTCGCAGCAGATTTATATGTCGGATGCTTGTTGGAGCATCATCAAAACAGCCAAGAACACCACCATACAGATTATTCGTTCGGCCGGCATGAGCGAAACGGATTCGCCCGATAAATTGCGAGAGGACATCCTGAACCAAACCATGGAGCGGGAATCGCCATCGAGCGCGGCCCTAGCCTATGTTAAAAAAGAGGTAAGCGAGCTCTGGAAATAGGCTATTCCTGCTTTTCGGGCTCAATGGGGCTTGTTTCCTCATTTTTGTTTTTGGCATACAGATAGCCCCGTTTCCACCACAGCGTCATGCGTTCCTTAGTAAAAATAAGGGAATTGGTCGTGAGCACCGTTGGGGTGTAATAAAAATTAATGATGGCATCCTTTTGGTTGGCCACCAGTTTTCCGATTCGGATATTTTGGTTTTCGATACGGTCCAGCATAAAGCCAAATATCGTCGTAATCAAATCAAAAGGGTTTTTGGAAGACAGGCGGTTCAGGTGGTTGACTTCGGTATGGAGCACCACTACGTCCACTTCGGTCGCCCCTCGTAAAAGTGCCTCCTCAATGGGTACCAAAGTTCCCAGTCCACCGTCGGCATACTCGCAACCGTTCCTTTTGGCCAAACTCATAAATGGGGTATAGTTGGACGAAATCCATATCCAATCGCAGAACTCCTCATAGGTGCAATCGTTGATAGACTTGTATTCCACTTGGTTCAAAGAGAGATTGGAGACCGTGACCACCACATCCATTTTGCTTGCTTTCAATTCGTTGAACTCCTCAATAGTAATGGAGTTTCGAATGAGTTTCCGAAGGTTTTCGCTCTCCCCAAAGGTCTTTTTTCCCTTCAAAAAGTTTCGAAGCACATTCCAGTGATTGATGGCAATGGTTTCAACACCATGCTTCTTTTTGATAATGAAAGGACAGTTATTGAAAATGCTATCCTGATTCACATTGGAGTAAATATCCTTGATCTTGTCCAATTTATTTAGGGCCAAGTGGGAAATCAAAAGGCTTCCCGTAGAGGTTCCCACAAACAAATCATAGTCCCGTTTGGCTTCTTGTATCAAAAATTGGGCAACGCCGCCCGCAAAGGCACCCTTGCTACCTCCTCCCGAAATGACCAATGCCCTCATTCAGCTAAAGTTTTCTCCAAATATTGTTTTTCTTCCTGACTTAACAAAGGGTAAAGTCCCTTAATACGGGCTGTGTTCCCTTCGGATTGCAAAAAGCCATTCAATATTTCCCGGGCCGATTTTTTAAAGTGCCATACATGATGGCTACAGGCTTCCACCAAGTTTTTCAAGGTGGTATCGGTAAAGCCTCCTATATTTTTGAGGTATTCAAATGCGAGCAATCGGGTTTCAAAATGATGTTCGGAGCTGGTGTAACCGCTCAATTCATCAAAATACGAAGCTTTGAAATCAGGATTGTACTCTGGGGTCACCAAAGCCAATGTCAACCAAAGCAAGCGGATATTCTTGTTGGAAAAACCAGTGATGTTATCTGTTTCATTGAGATACCTGCTTCTGTTCTGTGGAAAATCCGACCATAACCGGTATAAAGCAGCTTCGATGGTTGTATAGCTGTCATCCCTCAATAGGCTTTCCATTTGTAATCTTAGCTCAGCTGGAATTTTAGCTTGGGAAAGCACCACGGCCTGCCTTACCTTTACATCTTCAGAATCAAGGATAGAACTTAGAAACTCCGACGATAACTTGGAGCCATAATCCAAAACCAGATTTTCCTTTAGTTGGGTGGACTTCAATTTTTTCCAGGCTCTCTTCAAAACGGACTCCACTTGTTCCGGCTCCTCCCCAATCCTATCCTTTAGCTCGAAATAGGTTTGAATGGAAGTGTTTTTCTTCTTTAAAAAGGAAACGACTTCGTCATACGGAAAATGGGTGTTTTCCAGCCAGATTGTTTCAAAATCGGCAAGAGCCATATTCGAAGCCTTCTCCATTTCATCCATAAAATTGGGAATGGTCACATTTTTAAAGGCGTAGGTTTCCAAATAGTTCTGAATCCCTTTTTTAAAGGCTTCCTCCCCTATCCTATCCTCGAGCATCACTAAGGCCCATGCCCCTTTTTCGTAGAAGGTCAGGCTCCCGGCATTGGGATTGCGCAGTGCCTCGCCATTATCATCCCCCGAAAAACGTTCCAAAGCCTTGGCTGTTTCCAATAACCTCCAATAAAAATAATCCTCTCCAAAAATGTCTTTTTCCGCCAAATAGGCATAAAAGGTAGCGAAACCTTCGTGTAGCCAGTGGTGCTCGCTGCTGGTTTCGGTAACCAGATTGCCAAACCATTGGTGCGCGAGTTCGTGGGCGTTGATGTTGACGTAATTTTTGTCCACAAAAGCGATGGAATCCACCACATACTGATTGGAAAAAATGGTACAGGTGGTGTTCTCCATCCCTGCATATAAAAAATCCTGAACGGGGACCTGCTTATAGTCTTGCCATGGGTAGGGCACACCAATTTCGGTTTCCAAAAAGTCAAAAATGGCTTCAGTGTATCGGTAGGTAGGCTCCACCTTTTCAACATCTGTAGGTTCGTAATAAAGCTCAATGGGTATGGCTGAGGACGATTCGACCGTTTTTTTGTTGTAGTTGCCAATAGCGAAGCCCACCAAATAACTGCTCATCGGTTTTTCCATATCAAATTGCCAAGTATACCCATTGGAGTTGGGCAAAGGCTCTTTTTTTATCAGTTTACCATTGGCAATTACCGTATATGCTTGTTCCAGCGTAATTTTAAGGTCGAACTCTACCTTTTCGGTCATGTCGTCAAAACTTGGCAACCAGTGGCTGGTGTATTTGCCCTGTCCTTGGGTCCAGACCTGCTCATTGTTCCTAACAGCATCGTCCCACCCTAAAAAATATACCGTTTGTTTTGGTTTTGCCACATACGCCAAGGATAAATCATGCTGTCCTCCTTTTTTGAGGTCCGTTTTGATGGTCATTTTTTTACCGTCATACACGTAGTCCATTTTTTTGCCATCAATAAAAACCTTGGAAAAATCCATATTTACCGCATCCAGATAAACGGAATCTACATCCTTGATTACTTCAAACCGATAAGTAACAGTGCCGTGAATACGGTTTTCAACGGGTTCAGGTTCAATCCAAACTTGGGCATGCAAAAAGTCCACCTTATCCTGAATTTGGGCGGACATTGATTGCACAAGCAGTAAAAAAATAACTATGGGGCTCAGCTTCATACCATCATCTTATCAAAAGTCCTTCCAAATTACATATTTTAGTTCGATGAATCCCAATTTTCTACAAACTCCCATAGCCTATTTAAAGGGTGTTGGCCCCAATAGGGCCGATGTGCTCAGGGCCGAACTGGGCATTGAGACCTTTAGGGACCTATTGCACCTCTTCCCCAATCGCTATCTGGACCGGACAAGCTATTATAAGATCAACCAGCTTCAACCCAGCGGTGCCGATGTGCAAGTGATAGGAAAAATTGTCCACATAAAAATGGTGGAACAGAAAAGAGGGAAGCGTTTGGTGGCCACTTTTGTGGATGAAACGGGACAAATGGACCTTGTTTGGTTTAGGGGGCACAAATGGATCAAGGAAAGTTTAAAATTGAACGAACCCTATGTAGTATTTGGCCGGGTGAACAAATACGGAAGTACCTTCTCCATGCCTCATCCAGAAATGGAAACGCTGCAAAAGCATCAACAGGGATTAAAAATGGTCATGCAGCCTATTTATCCATCTACTGAAAAGTTGAGCAACAAGGGAATCACCAATCGGGTCATCAGTAAAATGATACAACAGTTGTTTTTGGAGTGCAAGGGAAAGTTTCCTGAATCACTTTCTCCCACGATCATGGAGGAGTTACGGCTGATTTCGAAGAGTTCTGCGCTCTTTAACATCCATTTTCCGAAGAATCAAGAATTGTTGGCAAAAGCACAGTTTAGATTAAAGTTTGAGGAATTGTTCTTTGTGCAATTGCGACTCATATCCCAAAATTTAAGGCGCAAACAAAAGATCAAGGGAATGCCTTTTGGGGCCGTGGGCGAAAAATTCACCGAATTCTTTGAAAACCACCTTCCGTTTGAGCTCACCGACGCACAAAAACGGGTCATTAAGGAAATACGGAACGATTTGGGCAGCAATGCCCAAATGAACCGTTTGTTGCAGGGTGATGTGGGCTCGGGCAAGACCATTGTTGCCTTAATGTGCATGTTGCTCGCGATTGACAACGGGTTTCAAGCCTGTTTGATGGCCCCGACCGAAATTTTGGCCACTCAGCATTATAATGGACTCAAGGAGTTGTTGGTAGGCATGGATGTTAAAATTGCCCTACTGACAGGTTCCACGAAAAAATCCGAACGCACCCTCCTCCACAATCAACTGGAGAATGGGAACTTGAACATTTTGGTAGGTACACATGCCCTTCTGGAGGATAAAGTCCAGTTTCAGAATCTAGGCTTGGCCATTGTGGACGAGCAACATCGATTTGGTGTGGCACAGCGATCGAAGCTATGGCGCAAAGGAAGCCCTCCCGAGCTCCCTCCCAAAGGGAGGGTGGAAGAAATCCGTTATAAATATCAAACAGCCAGACCTTCAACCTATAAAATCTTAAAAGAGCTCCAGCAGCAGAGCAAAAAGAACAGTACTGAAGCAGAACGTATTCTTTGGGAGCAATTAAGGACAAAAAAGCTAGGTGCAAAGTTCAGAAGACAGCACGTAATTGATGAATTTATCGTCGATTTTGTCTGCTTATACAAAAAACTGATTGTAGAAGTTGATGGCGGATACCACAATGACCCAATGCAAAAGGAAGCTGATGCCATGCGCACAGCCATACTGAACGATTTTGGGTACAAGTTAATTCGCTTTAAAAATGAAGAAGTCATCGGAGCCCTAGATTCCGTCGTGAAAAGAATAGAGGAAGTGCTCAATAGTCTCCCCGTTGGGGAGGATGGAGGGGCCGTACCCCCCCATGTTTTGGTGATGACAGCCACCCCAATTCCCAGAACCCTTGCCATGAGCCTCTACGGAGACTTGGATGTTTCGGTCATCGATGAGCTCCCACCAGGGAGAAAGCCCATTAAAACGGTACATCGATACGATAGTAACCGTTTGAAAGTATTCCGGTTCATCAAAGATGAAATCAAAAAAGGAAGGCAAATCTACATTGTGTATCCACTCATCCAAGAATCGGAAGCATTGGACTATAAAGACCTGATGGATGGCTATGAGAGCATCGTACGTGATTTTCCGCAGCCCGAGTATCAGATTTCCATTGTGCACGGAAAAATGAAGCCGGCCGATAAGGATTATGAAATGGAACGTTTTGTAAAAGGCGAGACCCAAATTATGATTGCCACCACGGTCATCGAGGTGGGCGTAAATGTCCCCAATGCCTCTGTAATGATCATTGAAAGTGCCGAGCGGTTTGGGCTGTCCCAATTGCATCAGCTACGTGGACGTGTGGGCCGAGGCGCCGAGCAAAGTTTTTGTATCCTCATGACGGGCCATAAACTGTCCGAAGATGCCAAAACCCGATTGCAGACCATGGTGCGCACCAACGATGGTTTTGAAATTGCGGAGGTGGACCTGAAGCTTCGAGGTCCCGGTGACCTTATGGGCACACAACAAAGCGGTATGCTCAATCTAAAAATCGCGGATATTGTAAAGGATAATCAAATCTTGAAAACCGCACGCTACCACGCCATTCAATTGCTAAAAGATGACCCCCGTTTGGAAAAAGTGGAAAACGCACCCATTTTAAGTGCCTATTCCAAAATGATGGCCAACACTACCATTTGGAATTACATTAGTTGATGCAGATAAGGTTTGTAATTGATAGCATACACCCGTATCCATAAATACGTCATTACTGGTTGACAATCAACCCTTACCCCTACTTTATTTTCAAAATAATGGCTTGAAATTGCCGTTGAACATCGTAATTTTATAAGGGACCGAAAAACGGGTTTATATACAATTTTTAACTTCGTAGGCTTACAAATTATGGAAGATACAATGAGCAAGACACTATTTGATAAAGTTTGGGATTCCCATGTAGTAAAGCATATCGACAATGGCCCGGATGTACTCTTCATCGATAGGCATTTGGTGCACGAAGTCACGAGTCCCGTAGCTTTTTTGGGATTGAAGAACAGAGGAATTAAGGTATTGTACCCAGAGCGTACCTTTGCGACCGCGGACCACAATACCCCTACACGAAACCAGCACTTGCCCGTTAAGGACCCCTTGTCCGCCAATCAGTTGAGGGCTCTGGAAGAAAACGCCAATGCACACAACATACCTTATTGGGGACTTGGCCATGAGAAAAATGGAATTGTGCACGTGATTGGTCCTGAAAACGGAATCACCGTGCCTGGTGCCACCATCGTCTGTGGCGATTCACATACCTCTACCCACGGTGCCTTTGGTGCTATTGCATTTGGCATCGGAACCAGCGAGGTAGAAATGGTGCTGTCTACCCAATGTATTATGCAGCCCAAGCCGAAACGCCTGCGCATCAACGTGAACGGTGAATTGAACAAGGCGGTAACACCAAAAGATGTGGCTTTGTTCATCATTTCAAAACTGTCCACCTCTGGAGCCACAGGCTACTTCGTGGAATATGCAGGGGATGTGTTCAAAAATATGTCCATGGAAGGCCGAATGACGGTCTGTAACCTCAGTATTGAAATGGGAGCCCGTGGTGGAATGATCGCCCCGGACGAGAAAACCTTCGAATACATCAAAGGAAGGGAATATACCCCCAAAGGAAAGGATTGGGATGCGGCCATGGAGTACTGGAAAACCCTCTATTCCGATGAAGATGCCGTTTTTGATAAAGAAGTAACTTTTGATGCCAACGAGATTGAACCCATGATCACATTTGGAACCAATCCGGGAATGGGCATCGGAATCAGCAAGGATATTCCATTGGCGGAAACCATCGATGGTTCTCCTGCCACGTACAAAAAATCCTTGGAATACATGGATTACAACGAAGGAGAGGCCATGGTGGGCAAACCTATTGATTTTGTGTTCTTGGGAAGCTGTACCAATGGTCGAATCGAGGATTTTAGGGCCTTTGCTTCCATCATCAAAGGAAGAAAAAAAGCCGACAATGTAACCGCTTGGTTGGTACCCGGTTCCCACAAGGTGGAAGAAGCCATTAAGAGTGAAGGTATTTTGGATATTTTGACCGAGGCCGGTTTTGAATTGAGAGAGCCCGGCTGTTCCGCTTGCCTGGCCATGAACGATGATAAAATTCCTGCAGGCAAATATGCGGTGAGTACATCGAACAGAAATTTTGAAGGACGTCAAGGACCTGGAGCCCGCACGCTGTTGGCAAGTCCATTGGTGGCCGCTGCGGCTGCCGTTACCGGAAAGGTGACCGACCCAAGGGAACTGATGCAGGAAGAAGTTTTAGCTTAAGAATAAACAATGCACAATAAGCAATTAGCAACTCATTGTTAATTGAACATTGATAACTGAAAATTGAAAACAAGATGGCTTACGATAAATTCAACATACTAACCAGTTCAGCGGTACCCCTACCTATCGAAAATGTGGACACCGATCAAATCATCCCGGCCCGATTTCTGAAAGCGACGGAGCGGAAAGGTTTCGGGGACAATCTGTTCCGTGATTGGCGCTATAATTCGGATGGCACACCAAAGGAGCAATTTGTACTGAACAATCCGATTTATTCAGGAAAAATTTTGGTGGGCGGCAAAAATTTTGGTTCAGGTTCGTCCCGGGAGCACGCAGCTTGGGCGGTGTACGATTACGGCTTCCGTTGTGTGGTATCCAGTTTCTTTGCTGATATTTTCAGAAACAACTGTTTGAACATCGGGGTGCTACCCGTTCAGGTAAGCCCAGAGTTCTTGGACAAAATTTTTAAGGCTATTGAAGCCGACCCCAAAGCGGAGTTTGAAATCAACCTGCCCGAAGAAAAAATCACCATTTTGGCTACGGGAGAAAGTGAAGGTTTTGAAATCAATGGGTACAAAAAAGACAATATGCTCAATGGCTTTGATGATATCGACTACCTATTGAACATTCAGGACGATATTGAAAAATACGCCGAAAACACGCCCCTTTAAGCCACAGCTCGGAACACTACGGCACACCAAATGAAAAAACGCACCATAGAAATTATGGACACCACCCTTCGGGATGGTGAACAGACCTCTGGGGTTTCCTTTTCCGCTTCGGAAAAGCTTACCTTGGCCAAGCTCTTGTTGGAAGAGCTCAAAGTAGACCGCATCGAAGTGGCATCCGCACGGGTTTCGGATGGGGAATTGCAAGCCGTCAAAAATATTACGGAGTGGGCCGCTGCGGAAGGGTATTTATCCAAAGTAGAGGTATTGACCTTTGTGGATAATGGTGTTTCCTTAAAATGGATGCAAGATGCCGGAGCCAAGGTCCAAAACCTATTGACCAAGGGTTCGTTAAATCATTTAACCCATCAGCTTAAAAAGACTCCTGAACAGCACTTTACGGAAATTGAAAAAGTTATTTCAGAAGCTCATCGAGTTGGCATAGACACCAATGTGTATTTAGAGGATTGGAGCAACGGAATGCGCAATTCCAAAGACTACGTTTTTCAGTTTTTGGATTTTCTGACCCAACAGCCTATCAAACGTATTTTGCTTCCGGACACTTTGGGCGTGCTGACCCATACCGAGACAGGTGCATTCTTTAAGGAAATCATCCAAAGATACCCCAACACCCATTTTGATTTTCACGGTCACAACGATTATGATTTGAGCGTAGCCAACGTGATGGAGGCTTTGAAGGCTGGTGTTCATGGTTTGCATCTTACCGTAAATGGCATGGGCGAACGCGCAGGGAATGCGCCTTTGGCGAGTGCAGTGGCCGTTATCAACGATTTTTTACCAGAAATAAAGATTGGCGTCAAAGAATCTTCCCTTTACAAAGTAAGTAAGCTGGTGTCCGCCTTTACGGGTATAAGCATTCCGGATAATAAACCCATTGTCGGGGATAATGTTTTCACCCAAACCGCTGGCATACATGCAGATGGAGACAGTAAAAAGAATCTTTACTTTAATGACCTTTTGCCCGAACGATTTGGAAGAAAACGCAAATATGCCTTAGGTAAAACCTCGGGCAAGGCCAATATTCAGAAGAATCTTCAGGAGCTGGGGTTGACCCTTAACGATGATGAGCTAAAAAAGGTTACCGAACGTATCATCGAGCTAGGAGATAAAAAAGAGCGTGTCACCAAAGATGACCTACCCTATATTATTTCCGATGTGCTGGACAGTAATTTGCATCAACAAAAGGTCTTCGTCAAATCATATGTGTTGACGCATTCCAAGGGGTTGAAGCCCTCCACTACCCTTTCCATCGAAATCGATGGGAAAACGTATGAGGAAAATGCACAAGGTGACGGTCAGTTCGACGCCTTCATCAACGCTTTGAAAAAAGTGTACAAAAAAGAAGGTCGCGAATTGCCCAAACTGGTAGATTATGCCGTTCGGATACCGCCAGGCAGTACCTCCGACGCACTTTGCGAGACGGTTATTACTTGGCAAACCAAAGAAAAGGACTTTACCACACGAGGTTTGGATTCAGACCAAACGGTATCCGCCATTAAGGCCACGGAAAAAATGCTGAATCTCGTATAACCGAACATTGAGAGTTGTTCATTGAAAACTGATAATTGATAATTGAAAAAATGAAATTAAACATAGCGCTCTTGGCCGGAGATGGAATTGGCCCCGAAGTAATTGATCAAGCCGTAAAAGTATCTGATGCCGTCGCCGCGAAGTTCGGTCATGAAATTAGCTGGACTCCTGCACTGACAGGTGCTGCTGCCATTGATGCTGTGGGAGAGCCCTATCCCGACGAAACCCATGAAATATGCGTAGCTGCTGATGCCGTTCTTTTTGGTGCCATTGGCCATCCTCGATTTGACAATGATCCATCGGCCAAAGTGCGTCCCGAGCAAGGCTTGCTGAAAATGCGTCAAAAATTGGGGCTTTTTGCCAATGTTCGGCCAACGTTCACCTTTCCGTCCCTGATTGAAAAATCACCGTTGAAAAGAGAGCGTATTGAAGGAACGGACTTGGTTTTCTTACGTGAGCTGACAGGAGGTATCTATTTTGGGAAAAGAGGTCGTGAGGATAATGACAATACCGCCTACGATACCTGCACCTACACCCGTGCAGAAGTGGAGCGATTGGCCAGAAAAGGTTTTGAAATGGCGATGCAGCGTTCCAAAAAACTCTGCTGTGTGGATAAGGCCAACGTTTTGGAAACTTCCCGTTTATGGAGGGAAACCGTTCAAAAGTTGGAAAAAGAATATCCTGAAATAGAAGTTTCCTATGAATTTGTGGATGCCGTAGCCATGCGCTTGGTACAATGGCCAAGTGCCTACGATGTTTTAATCACCGAAAACTTGTTTGGGGATATTCTAACCGATGAAGCTTCGGTGATTTCAGGTTCTATGGGGTTGATGCCCTCCGCTTCCTTGGGAGAGGAAACCTCACTGTTTGAGCCCATCCACGGTTCATATCCGCAAGCGGGCGGAAAAGACATCGCTAACCCGTTGGCAACAGTTTTATCCGCAGCCATGATGTTCGAAACGGCATTTGGTCTTAAAGATGAGGCAGAAGCCATCCGTGAGGTGGTCAATAAGTCTTTGGCCGAAGGAGTGGTTACCGAGGATCTAGCCGAGGGCGGGAAAGCCTACAAGACCAGTGAAGTTGGGGACTGGTT is drawn from Flagellimonas sp. MMG031 and contains these coding sequences:
- a CDS encoding patatin-like phospholipase family protein, translated to MRALVISGGGSKGAFAGGVAQFLIQEAKRDYDLFVGTSTGSLLISHLALNKLDKIKDIYSNVNQDSIFNNCPFIIKKKHGVETIAINHWNVLRNFLKGKKTFGESENLRKLIRNSITIEEFNELKASKMDVVVTVSNLSLNQVEYKSINDCTYEEFCDWIWISSNYTPFMSLAKRNGCEYADGGLGTLVPIEEALLRGATEVDVVVLHTEVNHLNRLSSKNPFDLITTIFGFMLDRIENQNIRIGKLVANQKDAIINFYYTPTVLTTNSLIFTKERMTLWWKRGYLYAKNKNEETSPIEPEKQE
- a CDS encoding M1 family metallopeptidase, coding for MSAQIQDKVDFLHAQVWIEPEPVENRIHGTVTYRFEVIKDVDSVYLDAVNMDFSKVFIDGKKMDYVYDGKKMTIKTDLKKGGQHDLSLAYVAKPKQTVYFLGWDDAVRNNEQVWTQGQGKYTSHWLPSFDDMTEKVEFDLKITLEQAYTVIANGKLIKKEPLPNSNGYTWQFDMEKPMSSYLVGFAIGNYNKKTVESSSAIPIELYYEPTDVEKVEPTYRYTEAIFDFLETEIGVPYPWQDYKQVPVQDFLYAGMENTTCTIFSNQYVVDSIAFVDKNYVNINAHELAHQWFGNLVTETSSEHHWLHEGFATFYAYLAEKDIFGEDYFYWRLLETAKALERFSGDDNGEALRNPNAGSLTFYEKGAWALVMLEDRIGEEAFKKGIQNYLETYAFKNVTIPNFMDEMEKASNMALADFETIWLENTHFPYDEVVSFLKKKNTSIQTYFELKDRIGEEPEQVESVLKRAWKKLKSTQLKENLVLDYGSKLSSEFLSSILDSEDVKVRQAVVLSQAKIPAELRLQMESLLRDDSYTTIEAALYRLWSDFPQNRSRYLNETDNITGFSNKNIRLLWLTLALVTPEYNPDFKASYFDELSGYTSSEHHFETRLLAFEYLKNIGGFTDTTLKNLVEACSHHVWHFKKSAREILNGFLQSEGNTARIKGLYPLLSQEEKQYLEKTLAE
- a CDS encoding DUF559 domain-containing protein; protein product: MNPNFLQTPIAYLKGVGPNRADVLRAELGIETFRDLLHLFPNRYLDRTSYYKINQLQPSGADVQVIGKIVHIKMVEQKRGKRLVATFVDETGQMDLVWFRGHKWIKESLKLNEPYVVFGRVNKYGSTFSMPHPEMETLQKHQQGLKMVMQPIYPSTEKLSNKGITNRVISKMIQQLFLECKGKFPESLSPTIMEELRLISKSSALFNIHFPKNQELLAKAQFRLKFEELFFVQLRLISQNLRRKQKIKGMPFGAVGEKFTEFFENHLPFELTDAQKRVIKEIRNDLGSNAQMNRLLQGDVGSGKTIVALMCMLLAIDNGFQACLMAPTEILATQHYNGLKELLVGMDVKIALLTGSTKKSERTLLHNQLENGNLNILVGTHALLEDKVQFQNLGLAIVDEQHRFGVAQRSKLWRKGSPPELPPKGRVEEIRYKYQTARPSTYKILKELQQQSKKNSTEAERILWEQLRTKKLGAKFRRQHVIDEFIVDFVCLYKKLIVEVDGGYHNDPMQKEADAMRTAILNDFGYKLIRFKNEEVIGALDSVVKRIEEVLNSLPVGEDGGAVPPHVLVMTATPIPRTLAMSLYGDLDVSVIDELPPGRKPIKTVHRYDSNRLKVFRFIKDEIKKGRQIYIVYPLIQESEALDYKDLMDGYESIVRDFPQPEYQISIVHGKMKPADKDYEMERFVKGETQIMIATTVIEVGVNVPNASVMIIESAERFGLSQLHQLRGRVGRGAEQSFCILMTGHKLSEDAKTRLQTMVRTNDGFEIAEVDLKLRGPGDLMGTQQSGMLNLKIADIVKDNQILKTARYHAIQLLKDDPRLEKVENAPILSAYSKMMANTTIWNYIS
- the leuC gene encoding 3-isopropylmalate dehydratase large subunit, translating into MSKTLFDKVWDSHVVKHIDNGPDVLFIDRHLVHEVTSPVAFLGLKNRGIKVLYPERTFATADHNTPTRNQHLPVKDPLSANQLRALEENANAHNIPYWGLGHEKNGIVHVIGPENGITVPGATIVCGDSHTSTHGAFGAIAFGIGTSEVEMVLSTQCIMQPKPKRLRINVNGELNKAVTPKDVALFIISKLSTSGATGYFVEYAGDVFKNMSMEGRMTVCNLSIEMGARGGMIAPDEKTFEYIKGREYTPKGKDWDAAMEYWKTLYSDEDAVFDKEVTFDANEIEPMITFGTNPGMGIGISKDIPLAETIDGSPATYKKSLEYMDYNEGEAMVGKPIDFVFLGSCTNGRIEDFRAFASIIKGRKKADNVTAWLVPGSHKVEEAIKSEGILDILTEAGFELREPGCSACLAMNDDKIPAGKYAVSTSNRNFEGRQGPGARTLLASPLVAAAAAVTGKVTDPRELMQEEVLA
- the leuD gene encoding 3-isopropylmalate dehydratase small subunit; the protein is MAYDKFNILTSSAVPLPIENVDTDQIIPARFLKATERKGFGDNLFRDWRYNSDGTPKEQFVLNNPIYSGKILVGGKNFGSGSSREHAAWAVYDYGFRCVVSSFFADIFRNNCLNIGVLPVQVSPEFLDKIFKAIEADPKAEFEINLPEEKITILATGESEGFEINGYKKDNMLNGFDDIDYLLNIQDDIEKYAENTPL
- a CDS encoding alpha-isopropylmalate synthase regulatory domain-containing protein, which produces MKKRTIEIMDTTLRDGEQTSGVSFSASEKLTLAKLLLEELKVDRIEVASARVSDGELQAVKNITEWAAAEGYLSKVEVLTFVDNGVSLKWMQDAGAKVQNLLTKGSLNHLTHQLKKTPEQHFTEIEKVISEAHRVGIDTNVYLEDWSNGMRNSKDYVFQFLDFLTQQPIKRILLPDTLGVLTHTETGAFFKEIIQRYPNTHFDFHGHNDYDLSVANVMEALKAGVHGLHLTVNGMGERAGNAPLASAVAVINDFLPEIKIGVKESSLYKVSKLVSAFTGISIPDNKPIVGDNVFTQTAGIHADGDSKKNLYFNDLLPERFGRKRKYALGKTSGKANIQKNLQELGLTLNDDELKKVTERIIELGDKKERVTKDDLPYIISDVLDSNLHQQKVFVKSYVLTHSKGLKPSTTLSIEIDGKTYEENAQGDGQFDAFINALKKVYKKEGRELPKLVDYAVRIPPGSTSDALCETVITWQTKEKDFTTRGLDSDQTVSAIKATEKMLNLV
- the leuB gene encoding 3-isopropylmalate dehydrogenase, with protein sequence MKLNIALLAGDGIGPEVIDQAVKVSDAVAAKFGHEISWTPALTGAAAIDAVGEPYPDETHEICVAADAVLFGAIGHPRFDNDPSAKVRPEQGLLKMRQKLGLFANVRPTFTFPSLIEKSPLKRERIEGTDLVFLRELTGGIYFGKRGREDNDNTAYDTCTYTRAEVERLARKGFEMAMQRSKKLCCVDKANVLETSRLWRETVQKLEKEYPEIEVSYEFVDAVAMRLVQWPSAYDVLITENLFGDILTDEASVISGSMGLMPSASLGEETSLFEPIHGSYPQAGGKDIANPLATVLSAAMMFETAFGLKDEAEAIREVVNKSLAEGVVTEDLAEGGKAYKTSEVGDWLAKHI